Below is a window of Hydrogenimonas sp. SS33 DNA.
TCTGCGAAAGAGCTTGCGCTTGTGGGCCAGCCCCAGGTAGTCGTTGCTCGCCATGTCGGTCTTCTTCGCATCGGCCATGACCGGGGCGCGGAAGCGGTTGGCCCGGCGAAGGGCGGCGAGCTCTTTTTCATACATGAGGGGCTTGGCCTTTTTTCAGTGAAAAGTGAAAAGTGAAAAGTGAAAAGTTGCGGAGAGGTCGCTTCACTCCCTTTTTCATAGGTAATCTACCCATTCCCGTTTCCCGATTTCCGTTTCCCGATTCCCCATTCACGCCCTCTCCAGCCAGGGCAGCAGCTTCTCCACCGTCAGGCCCATGGCGCAGCTCTCGAGGCCTCTCACCTCTTTTATGTAGGGTTTGCAAAAGCCTTCCACCATGCACGCCCCCGCCTTGCCCCGCCACTCGCCGCTTTGCAGGTAGTGCTTCAGGTCGGCTTCGTCGAAAGGGGCGAAACGGTAGGCGGTGACGGAGAGGTCGATGAAGGTTTTGTGAACCGTTTTGTAGACCATGCAGGTGATGATCTTCACCTCCGACCCGCTCTGCAGGCGTAAAATCCGTTCGGCGTCGGCTTCGTCTTGCGCCTTTCGCAGAATCTCCCCGCGGGCGGTCACCACCGTGTCCGCCGTCAGCAGCGGCGTCTGCAGGCCGTGCGCCGCTTCGCACGCCTTCATCTTTCCCACGGCGGCGTGGTAGACGAAATTCTTCGCAACGGTTTTCTCCAGCGCCTCCTCGTCGAAAGCGCAGGGCACCTGCCGAAACGCGATACCGTGGGCTTCGAGCAGTTTCGCCCGCGTTTTAGAACCGGAACCGAGAATCAGCACGGCCTAAAAACCCCGCAGGGCGATACCGACCGCCAGTGCCAGCACGCCCAGAAAGATGTTCGCCGGCAGCATCAGTTTCGCCAGGGGCTCCATCGTCTGCCGCGCCCCGGCCAGGTCGCCGGAGAGAAAGAGGCGTTCGGCCCGGTTGCGCCGCCGCACCATCAGGATGTAGTTGAGGGTCATAACGGTCCAGATCGCCTCTTTGATGTGCACCATCGTCCCCTCCGCCGTTCCCGGCGCCCCGACGGCCAGCCCCATGACGAGGCCCGTCAGAAGTATGATGACGATGAAAGGCAACACCAGCACGAAGAGGTTGCGCACGATCTCCAGCGTCCGGGCGATCCGCTGCTTCGGCGCTTCGATATGCTGCAACCCCGGATGGACCGCAAATCGCATGCCGATCATCCCGCCGACCCAGACGATCGCCCCCAGCACATGCAGGAAGACGATGTAAAAGGCGTAATCGGTAAAGAGTTCAACGGCGAACGATCTCATACCTCACCTCCTTTTTCGGGAATCGGGAAACGGAAAGCGGGAATGGGTAAACGGTTGTTGCGGCAAACATCTGTTCACCTTTGCCTTTCTCATTTCTGCAACGCTTCTTCCAGATATTTCAGGGCCGCCGTTTTGGCTTCGCCGATCGCTTCGGGCTTCTTGCCGCCGGCCTGGGCGAAGTCGTCGCGTCCGCCGCCGCCACCGCCGAGGACAGGGGCGATCGCCTTGACCCACGCCCCTGCTTTGACGGGGGTGTTCTTCTGGCCGGCGGCGATGAGGACCTTCTCCCCTTTTTTCTGGAAGAGCATCACCGCCACCTGAGCGTGGGCGTTTTTCAGGTCGTCGATCATCGCCTTGATGTCGCCCCCTTCCACTTCGTCCACCACGACGGCCACATCGCCGATTTTCATGGCCGACAGGTCGCTCTTTTTCGCCTTTTGCGCCTCTTTGAGCTCATTCTTGAGGCTTTTTACCTGCTGCTGCAGCTTCTCGATGCCCTGCAGCGGGTCTTTGGCCTTCAGCTCCGCCGCTACCTTCGCCAGGGTCTCGCGCATCTGCTTGACCCGTTCGTAGGCCGCATGGCCGCAGACCGCTTCGATGCGGCGTACCCCGGCACTGACGCCGCTCTCTTTCGTGATGAGGAACATACCGATTTCGGCGGTATTGTGCACATGGGTACCGCCGCACAGCTCGATGCTCTTGTCCCCGAAACTGACGACCCGCACCTTTTCGCCGTACTTCTCCCCGAAAAGCGCCATCGCCCCTTTGGCTTTGGCGGCCTCGATGGCCATCTCCTCCGTCTCGCCCTCGATGGCCCGCTCGATCTTTTCGTTGACCCACGCTTCGATGCGTGCGATCTCCTCGGGGGTGAGGGCCTTGGGGTGGCTGAAGTCAAAACGCAGCCTGGTCGCTTCCACCAGGGAGCCGGCCTGGGTAACATGCTCGCCCAGAATCTCCCGCAGGGCGCTGTGGAGCAGGTGGGTGGCGCTGTGGTGTTTGGCGATTTCATGGCGGCTCGTGTCGACCGCCGCCTCCACCGATTCGTTTTCGCAGAGCTTGCGTTTGGCTTCGATCTGGCTCAGGTTGAGGCCGAAGAACTTTTTCGTATCGAGCACCTCGGCCACGGTTTCACCGCTTTCGGCTTCCCGCAGCACACCCGCATCGCCGGTCTGGCCGCCGCTTTCGGCGTAGAAGGGGGTGATGTCGAGCATCACCCACCCCTTCTGCCCCGCTTCCAGGCAAGAAACTCGGGCGAAGCCGTCGTTCAGGAGGGCGAGGACCCTGCTTTCGCTTTCGAGATTGTCGTAGCCGATGAAGCGGTTTTCGCCAAACGCTTCCAGCAGGGCTTTGAAATCCCCCTCCACTTTGGCGTCGCCGCTCCCTTTCCAGGCCGCCTTGGCCCGTTCACGCTGCGCCTGCATCAGCCGCTCGAATTCGGCGATGTCCACCTCGATACCTTTATCCCTCAGCATATCCTGGGTCAAATCCAGCGGGAAGCCGTAGGTGTCGTAGAGCTTGAAGGCGACGGCGCCGCTGAAGAGGTGTTTGGTGTTGGCGAGCTCCTTCTCGAAGAGGGCGATGCCGGCGGCGATGGTGGCGAAGAAGCGCTCCTCCTCCACCTGCATCGACTGCTTGACGCTCTCGGCACGCTCTTTGAGGTAGGTATAGTGGTGCCCCATGATGCCCACCAGCACATCCACCAGCTTGTGCATGAAGGGTTCGCGCAGCCCCAGCATGTAGCCGTGGCGGACGGCCCGGCGCAGAATGCGGCGCAGCACGTAACCCCGCCCCTCGTTGGAGAAGTTGACCCCCTGGGCCAGCAGGAAGGTGGTGGAGCGCAGGTGGTCGGCGATGACCCGGTAGCTGGCGCCGGTTTCGTAGGCGTAGGTTTTGCCCACCATCGCCTCCACGGCGCGGATGATCGGCATGAAGAGCTCGGTGTCGTAGTTGCTGAACTTCCCTTCCTTGACCGCCACGACCCGCTCCAGCCCCATGCCGGTGTCGATGGAGGGCTTGGGCAGCGGGTGAAGGTTGCCTTCGCTGTCCCGTTCGTACTGCATGAAGACCAGGTTCCAGATCTCCAGGAAGCGGTCCCCGTCGCCGCCCAGGTAGTCTTCGGGGCCGTTGAAGTGCTCCGCCCCCTGGTCGTAGAAGATCTCGCTGCAGGGACCGCAGGGGCCCGTATCGCCCATCTGCCAGAAGTTGTCCTTGTCGCCGAAACGCCGGATGCGCCCCTCGTCGATATGCTTTTTCCAGATGTCGAAGGCTTCGTCGTCGCTTTCATGGACGGTCACCCAGAGCCGCTCCACGGGCAGCGCCAGCACTTCGGTGACGAACTCCCAGGCGTAGGCAATGGCTCCCTCTTTGAAGTAGTCGCCGAAGCTGAAGTTCCCCAGCATTTCGAAGAAGGTGTGGTGGCGCGCCGTATGGCCCACATTCTCCAGGTCGTTGTGCTTTCCTCCGGCGCGGATGCAGGTCTGGCAACTCGTGGCCCTGGGCGGCGTGGGTGCCGGCACTTCGCCGGTGAAGATGTTTTTGAAGGGTACCATTCCCGCGTTGGTAAAGAGCAGTGTCGGGTCGTCGGGAACCAGCGGCGCACTCTCGTACACCTTGTGCCCTTTGGAAGCGAAATAGTCCAGAAATGCCTGTCGAATATCCATAGATTCCGTACCTCGTGATAAATTGGATAGATTTTATCGAAAAAAAGTTGAAACGGGGGTGATTGGGGGTTCGGGGCAAGGTTCTTCAAGTTCAAGGTTCCTTCCAGTTTTCCGCTCATTCTCGAAATCCCCTCCGTGGGATTTCTCCGAGGTTGAGGGCTGTTTGACACATCCTATGCCGAACGGGCGCCCTCAAATCCGCTTGAAACCGAAAGAAACCTTAAACTTGAAACACAGTGGTTCGATGGGGAGAGAACGCCTCAGTCGCGAGGCTTCTCCTCTGCGTTCAGGGCCGTGAAAGCCGCCTGCAGCCCCTGGGCCAGAAGCGGGGCGAAAAAGGCGACGGTTTCGGGTGCGAGACTCTGGTAGAGGAGGGAGAGCCCCGCTTTTTTCAGGTCGCCTTCGTTAAGCGCCCGGATCGCCTCCGCCAGGTCGATGCCCGGGTCGGCGGCCCGCAGGCGCGCTTTCGCCTCTTCGGGGGATATCTCCCTGGGGACGTACTCCCCCTTCGCGATCTTTTCGAAACGGCGGCGTGCCCGTGTCAGCTCGTCCATGCCGCCGCTCCTACCGCCGCATCCGCATCGCCGCCATGGCGAAAAATAGAGCGAAAAGCAGCAGCAAAGCCGCGGCGATGAAAGGGGCCGCCGTTTCGGAGACGTAGAGGGCCATCAGGCGGTAGAAGCCCCATGCCAGAAAGCCGGCCGCGCCGATCAGCGCGGCGATGGCGGCGATGACCCACCCCACCGTCCAGGCACTGCGGAAAGCACTCTCCGCCAACGCCTCCCGCTGCCGCGCCATGAAGAGCTCCGCCGACTCCTGCAGCGCCCTGGACTCCGCCTCCAGCAGGTCCATCAGGGCGACGATGAAGTCGGAAAGGGTCACTTTCGTCATCAGGAGCGGCCCATGATCTTGCCCAGAAGAAACCCGATGCCCGCCGCTACGAGCAGGGTCCCCACCGGATTCTCTTTCTGCTGCTTCTTGATCATCTCCATCGCCTTGGCCCCCTGCTCCTGCAGCGCTTCGAGCTGTTCCATCTGCTCGGGAGGGATCTGGGAAACCACCTTCTCTTTCGCCCCTTCGGCAGCCGAGCGGATCTTCTCCTCCCCCATCTTTCCCAGCGTCTCGGTCAGCTTCAGCAGATCCCGCTTCAGCGTTTCGATCTCCGCTTTGAGCGCCTCCACATCGTTCGTTTCCATCGTCGTCTCTCTTTTTCGCGTCATGGCGAACCTCCTCCAATACTTTTAACTGATGTTACACAAAGCATGAGCATAGCCCATGCTTTGGCGGGGACCGGGCGTCCCAAAAGACTTTATGGTCTCCCTCCAAAGCTTCGAAATCGAAGATTTCGAGAGGACGTCACCCTTTTTGCGTAACGCCTGCTTTTAAATGATTATAGCACTCTACGGTAAATACAAGGTGGTATAATCACTCAAAAAAATGTGGAGTGACCGATGAAAAAAAGTGGAATGGCCCTTTTGCTTGGAAGTGCACTGCTGGTTGCAGCCGCCAACGACCCGATGGCCGAAAAGGTGAAAATCCAAAACCAGCGGGTCGTCGCCGCGGCGGCCAAAGCCCTGAACGAAGATCTGCCCAAGAGGGTGGACCCCTATACGAAACTGGTCAAAATAGAGGGGAAAGGGGAGACGCTGCGCTACGTTTTCGAGATCGACGCCGGCCCCAAAAGCGACGAAGCCGTCAAAAAAGAGGGGGAGGCACGCATGCAGCGCAACGTTACGGCAGGGGTCTGCCGCTCATCCATGCGTTTCCTCAAAAGCGGCATCACCATCGTCTACGACTACCTCTCCGCCCATACGAAGAGGCCGCTCTTTCATATCGTCGTCGACGAAAAGAGGTGCCGGCCCTATTGAGGGCACCTCCATCAAGCCTTCTTCACGAACTCCTGCTTCAGCTTGATGGCGCCGACGCCCGGCACTTTGCAGTCAATGTTGTGGCCGTCGCTGCCTTCGACGAGGCGGATATTCTTGATTTTCGTACCCACTTTGATGCCGCCGCCGCTCCCTTTGACTTTCAGGTCCTTGATGACGACGACCGTATCGCCGTCCTGGAGGATGTTGCCGTTGGCGTCTCTGACCACCAGGCCGCCCTCTTCCGCCTCTTCGGAGGCTTCGGCGCTCCACTCGTAACCGCATTCGGGGCAGACATAGAGCCCCCGGTCTTCATAGGTGTATTCGCTGCCGCATTTGGGGCAGTTGGGAATATTTTCCATTAGGTAAATCCTTTCATTGTGATGTTACATTAAATGAGCAAAGCCCATGTTTCGGCGGGGACACGATGTGTCCCCTGCACCCCCCTGAAGCTTCGAAATCGAAGATTTCGAGATGACATTCCGCCTTATGCGTAACATTGCTTTCATTGTAATGGGATGCGGTGGAAATCCGCGATTGCCGGCGCTATTTTACTCCTCCAAATCTTTGACACAGCGAAAATAGCTTCGGTTTTTCCGGTCACTCGTCGCCACCGAGCCGATGGCGAACCCTACCACATAGGCCGCCTCGTCACCGAAATCGTCGTCGCTCCAGTAGTATTTGTTGTGCATTCTGCCGAAGATCGCGGTATCGACCGCCGGCTTGACGCGGTTGTAGTCGACGATGGCGTAGAGTTCATCCAGCGTGGGCAGTCGCATGCCGCGGGCTTCGCACCACTCCTGGGCCCGGATATGGGTCAGTTTGAGGTTGCGCCGTTTTTTGTCCCCGAGAGGCTCCCAGAGAATGTCGCTTCTGCGGTCTACAACGCTGCCGTCCTTCAGACGTTCAAACCCTTTGGAGGAGGGCATCGTCTTGGGCCCTCTGGTGCAGATAACGTGGGCTTTGACATGCTTGGGCGTCGGGGTGATGTCCCCATCCTGCAGAAAAAAGGCGAAAGCGGGAATCTCTCTGTTCATGACGAAATATTCGCTTTCGTGGCGCACCATCTTCACGACCCGCGCCTCTCCCAGCGTGTTGCCGCTCCAGTAGCGTTTGCCTTCGCCGAAGCGGCCGGTCTCCCCCCGCAAAGCGAAGAGCTCCCAGATCTCCGGCACCCGCCACCCGGGCCCCAGCTTCTCTTCGCAGACATGCCGCGCCCGGAAATAGTCGTAGGTTCCTTCGATCTCCCTGAACGGGCCGGCGGAAAGTGCCGCCGCCCACAACAGAGTTAGTGCGACCCACCTCATCCTCTCTCCTCCATCAGCCTTTTTGCGATCTTCTCCGCCCCTTCGGGGGCGATCAGCCCCTCCATGTTGCCGGATACGGCGGCGATATCCTCCTCCAGGATCTTCCAGAGGGTTTCGGGCGTCAACGCCTCCTGGCGAACGACCCACCCCGCCCCACGCTCTGCCAGAAAAGCGGCGTTGTGGTACTGGTGGTCGCCGGCGGCGTAGGGGTAGGGGACGAAAAGGGTCGGAATGCGGTTGGCGACCAGCTCCCACAGGGTGCTGGCGCCGGCACGGCTGACGGCGAAGTCGGCCCGGGCGATCTTTTCGTGCAGGGTGTCGCAAAATGGAAAAACCTCCGCATCGATACCCAGCGCCGCATACCCCTGTCGCACCCGTTCAAAGTCCCGGCTGCCCGCCTGGTGGATGATGGCGATTCCCCGCTCCGCCAGGCCCGGGGCCGCCTTCATGGCGAAGTCGTTGATAGCCAGCGCCCCCTGGCTGCCTCCCAGGAAGATCACCCGCTCCACCTTTTTTCGGGTGCGGGCGGTTTGGAAAAAGAGCTCCCTGACGGGGTAGTCGATGCGCTCCCCGTCGTAGGAGGAGAAGTAGGCGCGGCTCAAGGGGCGAAAAAGTTTGTTGAGCCGCCCCGGCACGGCGTTTTGTTCATGGATGAACAGCGGCACGCCCGACGCCAACGAGGCGAAGGCGGCGGGGGCGGCGGAGAATCCCCCCACACTCAACACCGCCGACACGCCATGCTCTTTCATGAAGCGTCGGGCCGACACCGCGCTTTTGAGCACCTGCACCATGGCGGCGGCCCTGCCCACGCCCCGCCGGTTCACCACGCCCCGGGTCGGAAGAAAGAGCTTGGCGGCGAAATCCTCGTCGGCTTCGAACCACGTCCTGTCCTGCCCGCTCTCGCTGCCAATGTAAAGGGGACGCACCCCGCGTTCGATCAGCGCCTCCTTTACGGCCCGGACAATGGCCAGGTGCCCTCCCGTCCCGCCGCCGGTCAGAAGAATGGCTTGTCGCGTCTTCCCTCTCATCCGTTCACCGTTCACTGTTCACTGTTTCCTGTTCACTGTTCACCCGTTCCCCAGGGCATCATACGCCTCTTCCAGCTTCTCCATCAGGGCGTCGTAGGTGATGTCCGGATTTTGCGCCAGGATCTCCTGCATCACCACATTGTCCTCTCTGCCGTTCCAGATTTTGCGATAGGTCCCCTCCTTGTAGCCGTGCTTCTGACGAAACTGGTTCAACGCATTCTTGCCGATGTAGAGTCGGTAGAGCTCGTCGAAGTCCATCCCGACGGCATCGACGCAGGTCCAGAACTGCTCCAGCAGTTCCACCCTATAGGCCGGCGAATCATCCTTCACCAGTGCCAGCGCCATCAGGTCCTCGAAGGGTGCCAGCAGTTCGTCCAGCCGTCCCTTGTCCGCCTCGCTCCAGCTTTCGGGCACCCTGATCCCGCTCTCTTTCATCGTCTCCAGCGCCAGTTTCGCCGCCTCTTTCACCGGGAGAAAACGGAGCAGGTAACTCATGACGAAGTGCCAGATGTCGACCATCTCGATCTTCACATTCTCCAGGTCGATCCCCCCTTCGATGTTTTTCCAGTGCTTCCAGGGGAAACTCTCGATCAGCTCCGCCGTCTCCATGACGATGCAGCGTTTCCAGTTGACCACCTTCCCCTGCTTCGTCATCCCGTCGCGCCATTTCGGGCCGTTGGTGTCGTCATTGAGCCGCTCCTGGAGGCGGAACATCTCTTCCATCTTCTTGCGTCTGTCCATTATTCTATCCTTTACCGTCGTACTTCAAGTTTCGGTTTTAAGCGGCCTTGAGGGACGTCACCCCATCTTCGCTCTCTTGCTCATGGAAAGGGCTATCCCGATGCCGATGCTCAGAGCCACCACCTGGGAGCCGCCGTAGCTGAGAAAGGGAACGGCGATCCCTTTGAGGGGGATGACGCCGCTGATTCCCAGGGCGTTGATGAGAAAGGCGAAACCGATGATCATCGCCATACCGGCGCAAAAAAGGTAGTAGAGGGGGTTCTCCACCCGTCCGGCGATCTTCATGAGACGGAAAATGACGAAAATCAGCAGCCCCGTCACCGCCATGACCCCCACGGCGCCGATCTCCTCCGCCATGCCCGCCAGGACGAAGTCGGTATGCACTTCACTCAAAAACCCCAGCTTCAGCACCCCGTTTCCGAGCCCCACGCCGAAAAGCCCTCCGTGGTGGATGGCATGGAGCGAGTTGGCCACCTGGTAGGGCTCTTCCGCCAGGTTCACCTTCGGGACGGTATGGGCCCACTGGGGAAACGCCTTGGCCACGGCGTTTTGCAGCAGGAACCACCACCCTTTGAACCGTTCGATCCGGTGGGGCGAGGTGACGATGAAGCCCACGAACCCCATCAGGGCCAACAAAACCACGAGGCCGAAGACCCGGAAGCTGCTGCCCGCCAGCACCATCATGAAGAGCAACGTCCCCGCCAGCACCAGCACCTGCCCCAGGTCGTTCTGAAAGACGGCGATAATCAGCATCGCCATGGCGAAGAAGATGATATAGGGCAGAAGCATCCTGACCTCTTCCTTGAGGGTGTAACGCTTCCCGCCCATATGTTTCGGGGCGATCTTTCTCGAAAAGCTCCAGGCCAGAAAGTAGACGAAGCCGACCTTGAAAAACTCCACCGGCGCGATGGAAACGGGCCCCAGGCGGATCCACCGCTTCGCCCCGCCGACGGCGTGGGCCATGCTTTCGGGCAGAAAGGGGATGGCGATCATCATCAGCAGCGAGAGGACGAAGATGGTGAGCCCTAGCCACTTCACCCCGCGGTCCGGGTCCATCCTCGCGATGCTCCACATCAGAATGATCCCGATCATCCCCGCCCCCAGCTGCCGGACCAGAAAATGGGTGGGGGAGGTGTTGAAAAGCAGCACCGTGTAGGCCGAGAGGGAGTAGCTGAATACGATCCCAATGACGATGAGAGTCAAGGCGGCGAGAAAGAGGGGACGGTCGATCATTCGGCAGGTCTTTGCGATGGGCTACGGTTCAAAACTGATTTTTGATATTATATGGAATGTTTACTGACAGAAAGGTTTGCTCCCGCCTTTTCAAAACGCTCGTTCCCGTCACCCTGCTCCTTTTCACGGCTGGGTGCGAGCGGCATCCCGCAGGCGTTCGCCGCGAAACCGCCCAGGCTCCCTTCATCCGCTACAAAGTGGAATCCTACCGCCAGACCCGGGAGATTCTCGACCGCCTGGGCTACAGTGAGGAAGCGTTTCAAAAAGGGATGAAGGAGATTCCCCCCGTTTTGCTGACCAAAATCTCCGCCCGCTGGAACGAAGAGGCGAAAAAGATTCCCGTAGCCGAAAAGAAGAGCCTCTTTCTCAGGCTTCTCGCCGCCGGCGCCCTCATGGCCGACGCGGAGGTGCTGCAGGAGAGAAAACACCTTCTGGAACTGTTGCGGAAGATGGAAGAGGGGGAGATCTCCCCGAAAGAGAGCCGGTGGCTCCGCCGGCTCGCCCTCAAATACAGAATCCTCAAAAGCCCCGACGGCATCCTGACCCCCGCCGGGCTGAAGGAGCTGCGCAGGCGGGTCGACATCGTTCCCCCCTCCCTCATCGTCGCCCAGGGGGCGATCGAAAGCGCCTGGGGCACCTCCCGCTTCGCCGTCGAAGGGAATGCGCTTTTCGGCCAGTGGCACTACGGGGGCGACGCCATGAAACCCAAAAAACAGCGAAAAGAGCTGGGAGACTACGGCCTCGCCCGCTTCAAAACCCCTCTCGATTCGATCCGTGCCTACCTTCTCAACCTCAACACCTACCCCGCCTACCGGCCTTTCAGGGATCTGAGGGCGAAACTCCGCGCCGAAGGCAAACCCCTGGATGGAAAGCTTCTCGCCGGCACCCTCACCCGCTACTCCGAGCGGGGCGAAGCCTACGTGGAGGACCTTCGCCGGCTCATCCGGGCCAACCGCCTCGGCTGGCTGGACCGTGCGAAACTGAAAAAAATGAAGCCGGTTTACATTCATCCGGATAGATAGATTTTGGTCATTGGTCATCGGTCATTGGGAAAACTCGGCTTTCTACTGGTTGCGCCTACCGCTTACTTCCTAACTTCCCGGAACTCTTGTTTCGGAACGATTCTTGCTTGTAAACTGCCAACAAATTAATAACTGATGTTACGCAGTATATGCCACCATCCGCGGCATCAGCGTCGTGCTAGCACAAGGCGCGGCGGCGAGGCGTAGCCTTAGCTACGCCGATGGTGCCGCCCCTTCGGGGTCCAACGAGAACGCACACACTGACATCGTTGAAAAGAACCGAACGTAGCTTCGGCTATGCCCGAACCTTTTCGCCTCGCATCGTATGCGTTCTCGTTGGACGGAGGATGACATATACTGCGTAACATCAGTTAAGAAGGATCGTCATGCAGATCAGCCGTGTCCACAACCTGATGGCCGAAGCCCTCGATTACCGGGGGATGCGCCAGGATATGATCAGCGCCAACATCGCCAATGTCGACACCCCCTTCTACCGTTCCAGAGACATCGGTTTCGAAGGGGTCCTGGCGAAGGAGGCGGACAAAATTTTCCCCAAACCCTCCCCGAAACTGGCCCTGGCGCAGACCGAAAAGGGGCATCTTCCCGGCTTCGGTGACGACGCGCCCTCCAGGGCGGAAATCTTCTTCCGCGACGGCCACACGGCCCGCAACGACGGCAATACGGTGGACCTGGACGTGGAGACGACGGAGATGGCGAAAAACACGGTTATGTACAACGCCATCGTGGCGGCGCTCAAAAAGGACAGCGCCCTCTTCCGCAGCGTCCTGGACGCTTCGGCGAAAGTGTAAGGAGTAGCGGACCATGGCCTTTCTGAGCAGCTTCGACATCAACGGCTACGGCCTCTCGGCCCAGCGCTTCCGGGTCGACATCATCAGCGCCAACATCGCCAACGCCAACACGACCCGAACCGACGAAGGAGGCCCCTACCGGCGGCGGGAGGTGATCTTCAAAGCTTTCAATTTCGATAAAGTTTTACAGAGTAAAATGGAAGAAGATAGCGACTACCTTCCCTACTCCGACCCGCTGGAGGAGGGGATGGAAGGCAAAACGGCCCAGCCGCCGGTCATGGGGGTCGTGGTCGACAAGGTGGTGCGCGACGACAGCCCGCCGAAGATGAAGTACGACCCCTCCAACCCGGACGCGGACGCCAACGGGTATGTGGCCTACCCCAACATCAACCCGGTGGTGGAAATGGCCGATCTTATAGAAGCGACCCGGGCCTACCAGGCCAACGTGGCGGCGTTTCAGAACGTGAAGGCGATGGCCACCAGCGCCATCGACATTCTAAGAGCCTAAGGAGCGACGTTTCATGGAGAAAAACATTCAGGGTGTCGGCCGACTCTCCACCGCCGATCTGCTCAAAAAGGGGAGCGAAACCCAGAAGAGCGGCGAGAGCTTCTCCGATGTATTGAAGGAGACGATCGGTGAAGTGAACGACCTGCAGAAAGAGGGCCAGAAGGCGATGAGCGACATCGCCACGGGCCAGGTCAA
It encodes the following:
- the flgC gene encoding flagellar basal body rod protein FlgC, giving the protein MAFLSSFDINGYGLSAQRFRVDIISANIANANTTRTDEGGPYRRREVIFKAFNFDKVLQSKMEEDSDYLPYSDPLEEGMEGKTAQPPVMGVVVDKVVRDDSPPKMKYDPSNPDADANGYVAYPNINPVVEMADLIEATRAYQANVAAFQNVKAMATSAIDILRA
- a CDS encoding glucosaminidase domain-containing protein; its protein translation is MFTDRKVCSRLFKTLVPVTLLLFTAGCERHPAGVRRETAQAPFIRYKVESYRQTREILDRLGYSEEAFQKGMKEIPPVLLTKISARWNEEAKKIPVAEKKSLFLRLLAAGALMADAEVLQERKHLLELLRKMEEGEISPKESRWLRRLALKYRILKSPDGILTPAGLKELRRRVDIVPPSLIVAQGAIESAWGTSRFAVEGNALFGQWHYGGDAMKPKKQRKELGDYGLARFKTPLDSIRAYLLNLNTYPAYRPFRDLRAKLRAEGKPLDGKLLAGTLTRYSERGEAYVEDLRRLIRANRLGWLDRAKLKKMKPVYIHPDR
- the flgB gene encoding flagellar basal body rod protein FlgB; translation: MQISRVHNLMAEALDYRGMRQDMISANIANVDTPFYRSRDIGFEGVLAKEADKIFPKPSPKLALAQTEKGHLPGFGDDAPSRAEIFFRDGHTARNDGNTVDLDVETTEMAKNTVMYNAIVAALKKDSALFRSVLDASAKV
- the fliE gene encoding flagellar hook-basal body complex protein FliE, with the translated sequence MEKNIQGVGRLSTADLLKKGSETQKSGESFSDVLKETIGEVNDLQKEGQKAMSDIATGQVKDLHQAAIAIDKAELSMKMMLEVRNKAINAYKEILRTQI